The Desulfatibacillum aliphaticivorans DSM 15576 nucleotide sequence TTCGCATTTACCAAGGCGCAACAGGCGATACGCAAAGCCGCAAAGGACTTTGCCAAGGGGGAATTGGACAAGGAAACCATTATCCAATGGGAAAAGGACGGAGCCTTTCCGACGGAGGTTTGGGAAAAGGCGGCGGACCTGGGTTTTTTGGGCATGCATCTGCCTGAAAAATACTCGGGAGGGGGCTTGGGCATGCTGGACAGCGTGGTCACCCTGGAAGAGATCTGCCGCAAGGACTCCACCGTGGGCGTTGCCCTGGGATATGCGACCCACGGGGCGGAATGTCTGGCCAAGTGGGGAAGCGACGCCCTTAAGGAGGCTTTCCTGCCCAAGGTCTTGGAAGGGGAAATGCTTTGCGCAGGCGCGTTCGGAGAAAGCCAGCGGGGCGGCGACCTTACCGCGGAAGCCGTTACGGCGGTTAAGGAAGGCGACGAATGGGTGATCAACGGCCAGAAAACCTATGTGCCCAACGGCGGCCTGGCGGGATTTTACATTGTCCTGTGCAAGACCGGAGACGCCGCCAGCCTGATTCTGGTGGAAGCCGACCGCACCGGGCTTTCCGTGGAAGGCCTGGGCCGTAAGCTGGGGGGGAACATGACTCCCACGGCGAACATCGCCTTTGACAAAGTGCGGGTCCCTGCTGGAAACCTGGTGGGCGAGGAAGGCAAGGGGCTCGCCTACGCCAAGGAATTCACTTCGGAGAACAAGATTCTTCTGGCGGCGCAGGCTTTGGGGACCGCCTTCGGCGCTTACGACCGCATGATGGAGTACGTCAAGGGCCGCGAGCAGTTCGGCCGCAAACTGGCCCAGTTCCAGGTCAGCCAGCACAAGATCGCGGACATGGCCGTGAAAATCGAATTATCCGCCTTGATTACCTACAAAGCCGCCTGGGTGCGGGATGAAGGCAAGATGGATCCCACCTTGTGCTCCATGGCAAAGATGACGGCGTGCCGCACGGCCATGGAAGTTAGCGGCCAGTCCATCCAGCTTTTCGGCGGATACGGGTTCATGACCGAGTACGAGGTGGAGCGCTCCTATCGGGACGCCAAAACCCTGGAAGTCATGGCCGGCGCAGCCGCCGTGCAAAAGGACATCATCGCCCAAAGCGCCATCGGCAGGATTCGGTAGCCGCTTCTAACCAAAATAACCGCAGCCCCCGGGGGCTGGACAGGCATAATAAGGAGAAATCATGGGAGTTTTAAAATACACCGAGGATCATGAGCGGTTCCGCCTGCAGGTGCGTGAGTATATGGAGCAGGAAGTGCTTCCCCATACCATGGAGTGGGAGGAAGCCCACATCGTCCCCAAAGAGGCCTGGAGAAAGATGGGCGAGGCCGGATACCTTTGCCCGTGCATTTCCAAGGAGTACGGAGGCCCGGGGCTTGACTTCCTGTATTCGGTCATCATCACGGAAGAAATGGCCGCCATAGGCCAGGCCGGTCTGGCGGCCATGCTTCACAGCGATATTGTGGTCCCTTACATCAACTCCTACGGCACGGAAGAGCAAAAGAAAAAATATCTCCCCGGCTGCGTGTCCGGCGACATTATTACGGCTGTGGCCATGACCGAGCCCGGCGCGGGCAGCGACGTGGGGGGCCTGGAAGCCACGGCCGAAGAGGACGGCGACGAAATCGTCATCAACGGCGTCAAGACCTTCATCTCCAACGGCATCAACTGCGACCTGGTCGTTTTGGCGGCCCGCAATCCTGAAATAGCCGACAAGCACGCCGGCGTGTCCCTGTACCTTGTGGAAGACGGAACGCCCGGCTTCACCCGGGGCAAGCACCTGGACAAGATGGGCATGCACAGCCAGGATACGGCGGAGCTGTTTTTTTCCAACTGCCGCATTCCCAAGGAAAACATTTTGGGCCAGAAAGGCCATGGATTCCTCATGCTCATGGAAAAGCTCCAGCAGGAGCGGCTCATGAGCGCCATAGCCAACGTGGCCGGCGCGGAAAACGCCCTCAAGTGGGCGGTGGCCTACGCCAAGGAAACCATGGTGGACGGCAAGCCTTTGAGCAAGTCGCAGGCCGTCAAGTTCAAGCTGGCCGAGATTGCCACGGAAGTCAGTATGAACCGCGTCTTCCTGGACCACTTGATCAACGAGCACATGGCCGGCAAGGACGTGACCGCCCTGACCATGATGTCCAAGTTCGCCAGTTCGGAAATGATGAACGAGCAGTTAACCGACATTATGGACATTTTCGGCGAGTACGGGCTTCTGGAGTCCGGCCCCATAGCCAAAGGCTTCCGGGACAGCCGCATCACCACCATTTTTGCAGGAACAACGGAAATCATGAAAACCATTATCGCCAAGTTTTTGGGGCTTTAGCCCCCAGGCTGGCTTTAGCGACTCTTAATTGCAGTTTAACCCTTGAAAACAAAGGAGTTTGTCATGGAAAAAATGCTGGATGGCAAAGTAGCCATTATTACCGGATCCGGTCGTGGAATCGGCAAGGCCGCAGCTATGCTGTTCGCCGCTGAAGGCGCCAAAGTGGTTGTCAGCGACATCGACCCCGCCCCCGCCGAGGAAACCGTGGCTGAAATCAAGGCTGCAGGCGGAGAAGCCATCGCCTACGCAGGCGACGCCACGGCCGACGATTTCGCGGAAGGCATTGTGAAAGCCGCCGTGGACGCCTGGGGCGGTTTGCATATTATCGTGAACAACGCCGGCTACACCTGGGACGGCGTGGTCCATAAAATGACCGACAAGCAGTGGGACGCCATGATGGCCATCCACCTGAGAACCCCTTTCCGCCTCATCCGTGCGGCCGCCCCTTATTTCA carries:
- a CDS encoding acyl-CoA dehydrogenase family protein, with product MFAFTKAQQAIRKAAKDFAKGELDKETIIQWEKDGAFPTEVWEKAADLGFLGMHLPEKYSGGGLGMLDSVVTLEEICRKDSTVGVALGYATHGAECLAKWGSDALKEAFLPKVLEGEMLCAGAFGESQRGGDLTAEAVTAVKEGDEWVINGQKTYVPNGGLAGFYIVLCKTGDAASLILVEADRTGLSVEGLGRKLGGNMTPTANIAFDKVRVPAGNLVGEEGKGLAYAKEFTSENKILLAAQALGTAFGAYDRMMEYVKGREQFGRKLAQFQVSQHKIADMAVKIELSALITYKAAWVRDEGKMDPTLCSMAKMTACRTAMEVSGQSIQLFGGYGFMTEYEVERSYRDAKTLEVMAGAAAVQKDIIAQSAIGRIR
- a CDS encoding acyl-CoA dehydrogenase family protein gives rise to the protein MGVLKYTEDHERFRLQVREYMEQEVLPHTMEWEEAHIVPKEAWRKMGEAGYLCPCISKEYGGPGLDFLYSVIITEEMAAIGQAGLAAMLHSDIVVPYINSYGTEEQKKKYLPGCVSGDIITAVAMTEPGAGSDVGGLEATAEEDGDEIVINGVKTFISNGINCDLVVLAARNPEIADKHAGVSLYLVEDGTPGFTRGKHLDKMGMHSQDTAELFFSNCRIPKENILGQKGHGFLMLMEKLQQERLMSAIANVAGAENALKWAVAYAKETMVDGKPLSKSQAVKFKLAEIATEVSMNRVFLDHLINEHMAGKDVTALTMMSKFASSEMMNEQLTDIMDIFGEYGLLESGPIAKGFRDSRITTIFAGTTEIMKTIIAKFLGL